One region of Juglans regia cultivar Chandler chromosome 4, Walnut 2.0, whole genome shotgun sequence genomic DNA includes:
- the LOC108985986 gene encoding UDP-glycosyltransferase 86A1, whose translation MENNHDQKPHAVMFAYPLQGHVIPFVHLAMKLASKGFTITFINTLSIHHHVTKSQPHIAAKDNIFAGARESGLDIRYTTVSDGFPIGFDRSLNHDQYMEGLLHVLSAHVDEIVGKLVQHSDPPITCLIADTFFVWTSMIAEKYNLVNVSFWTEPVLVFTLYYHLDLLRKNGHFASQDNREDTIDYIPGVRAIQPKDLMSYLQATDDISTVVHRIIYKAFQDVKRADFIVCNTVQELESETISALQEKQPIYAIGPLFPAGLITKNIVPTSLWSELDCTHWLQTKPHGSVLYISFGSYAHVSKHDIVEIAYGLLSSGVNFIWVLRPDVVNSDEPDFLPVGFEDDVKGRGLIVTWCCQIDVISHPTVGGFLTHCGWNSILESIWCGVPLLCFPLLTDQFTNRKLVVDDWRIGLNLCDKKLITREEVAAKINRVMGGKSGDELRMNTKELRKILDNALNSTHGHGSSEKNLNQFIDDVKLKVREKLGVVTWETNGIPI comes from the exons ATGGAGAACAATCACGACCAGAAGCCTCATGCTGTGATGTTTGCCTACCCTCTTCAGGGCCATGTGATCCCCTTCGTCCATCTAGCCATGAAACTTGCATCTAAGGGCTTCACCATCACCTTCATCAACACCCTCTCCATCCACCACCACGTCACCAAATCCCAACCCCATATCGCCGCCAAAGACAACATCTTTGCCGGAGCACGTGAATCTGGTCTAGATATACGTTACACGACGGTTAGCGACGGTTTCCCAATAGGGTTCGACCGCTCCCTCAACCACGACCAGTACATGGAGGGTCTTTTGCATGTCTTGTCTGCCCACGTCGATGAAATTGTAGGAAAACTGGTACAGCACTCCGACCCTCCCATCACTTGCTTGATCGCAGACACTTTTTTCGTGTGGACATCGATGATAGCCGAAAAGTATAACCTTGTTAACGTTTCTTTCTGGACCGAACCAGTTCTGGTTTTCACTCTCTACTATCACCTCGACCTCCTTAGAAAAAATGGCCATTTTGCTTCTCAAG ataatcgtGAGGACACCATAGATTACATACCTGGTGTGAGGGCCATCCAACCAAAGGACTTGATGTCTTATCTTCAAGCTACCGATGACATATCGACTGTGGTGCACAGGATCATATACAAGGCATTTCAGGATGTAAAAAGAGCCGACTTTATTGTCTGCAACACTGTCCAAGAGCTGGAGTCCGAGACAATCTCAGCCTTACAAGAGAAGCAGCCAATATATGCAATCGGGCCACTTTTCCCTGCTGGGTTAATCACCAAGAACATTGTACCTACTAGCCTTTGGTCCGAGTTGGACTGCACCCACTGGCTTCAAACCAAGCCACATGGTTCGGTTTTGTATATCTCTTTTGGTAGCTATGCTCATGTGAGTAAACATGATATTGTGGAGATAGCATATGGGCTTTTATCAAGTGGAGTGAATTTTATTTGGGTTCTTCGTCCAGATGTTGTGAATTCTGATGAACCTGATTTCTTGCCTGTTGGGTTTGAAGATGACGTCAAAGGTAGAGGCTTGATCGTCACTTGGTGCTGTCAGATTGATGTGATCTCGCATCCGACGGTTGGAGGGTTCCTAACTCACTGTGGATGGAACTCGATATTAGAGAGTATATGGTGCGGTGTTCCACTACTGTGTTTCCCTCTGCTGACAGACCAATTCACAAACAGAAAACTAGTGGTCGATGATTGGAGGATCGGGCTTAATCTTTGCGACAAGAAGTTAATCACAAGGGAGGAAGTTGCAGCAAAGATCAATCGTGTGATGGGTGGAAAATCAGGTGATGAATTGAGGATGAATACAAAGGAGCTCAGAAAGATACTAGATAATGCATTAAACAGTACCCATGGCCATGGATCTTCAGAAAAAAATCTCAACCAATTCATCGATGATGTGAAGCTCAAAGTTAGAGAGAAACTTGGGGTAGTGACATGGGAAACAAACGGTATTCCAATATGA
- the LOC108985980 gene encoding UDP-glycosyltransferase 86A1-like, which translates to MSVIGDEVIEHKLNVVPKVRPLQQTKRNFSTKKYEAIMDEVDSYAHVSKHDIAEIAYALSSSGGNFIWVLCPDVVNSDEPDFLTVGFEDDVRGRGLVVTWCHQIDVISHPTVGGFLTHCGWNSILESIWCGVPLLCFPLLTDQFTNRKLVVDGWRIGLNLCDKKLITREEVAAKINRVMGGKSGDALRMNTKELRNILENALNSIHGHGSSEKKSQ; encoded by the exons ATGTCCGTGATAGGCGATGAGGTCATCGAACACAAGTTGAACGTAGTCCCAAAGGTGCGCCCTTTACAACAAACGAAGAGAAACTTCAGCACCAAGAAGTACGAAGCAATCATGGATGAGGTGGATAG CTATGCTCATGTGAGTAAACATGATATTGCGGAGATAGCATACGCACTTTCATCAAGTGGAGGGAATTTTATTTGGGTTCTTTGTCCAGATGTTGTGAATTCTGATGAACCTGATTTCTTGACTGTTGGGTTTGAAGATGACGTCAGAGGTAGAGGCTTGGTCGTGACTTGGTGCCATCAGATTGATGTGATCTCGCATCCGACGGTTGGAGGGTTCCTAACTCACTGTGGATGGAACTCGATATTAGAGAGTATATGGTGCGGTGTTCCACTACTGTGTTTCCCTCTGCTGACAGACCAATTCACAAACAGAAAACTAGTGGTCGATGGTTGGAGGATCGGGCTTAATCTTTGCGACAAGAAGTTAATCACAAGGGAGGAAGTTGCAGCAAAGATCAATCGTGTGATGGGTGGAAAATCAGGTGatgcattgagaatgaataCAAAGGAGCTCAGAAATATACTAGAGAATGCATTGAACAGTATCCATGGCCATGGATCTtcagaaaaaaaatctcaatga